From Alienimonas californiensis, a single genomic window includes:
- the larA gene encoding nickel-dependent lactate racemase: protein MKFTLAYGKTGLEAVVPDANLVGPLEIRPAPPLADPRSAVAASLREPTGCPPLSELARGRRTACILICDITRPVPNELLLGELLPTLEAAGVPRDGITILIATGLHRPNEGDELIELVGPEIAANYRVENHFGKDLASHTDLGVSPRGVPIHIDSRYVDADLKIATGLIEPHLMAGYSGGRKLVCPGIAALETVRVWHGPQFLEHPNADCGILEGNPVHEENTWIARRAGCDFILNVTLDGDRRVTGVFAGEMEEAFHEGVAFARQVVTVPVDGPVDVAVTSAAGYPLDQNFYQSIKGLTGVLPVMKEGGTIIIAAEMTEGVGSPEFAGLFEEFPDPADFMTAITGADPTRPDFFVMDQWQLEEMAKVLRRCEVVYVTNHAPFADQLEKLYVTRAASVESAVAAALAKHGDDARIAVVPEGPYVLPTLEAVAG from the coding sequence ATGAAATTCACCCTCGCCTACGGCAAAACCGGCCTCGAAGCCGTCGTGCCCGACGCCAACCTCGTCGGCCCGCTGGAGATCCGCCCGGCCCCGCCGCTGGCCGACCCGCGCTCCGCCGTCGCCGCCTCGCTGCGCGAACCGACCGGCTGCCCCCCGCTGAGCGAACTGGCCCGCGGCCGGCGCACGGCCTGCATCCTCATCTGCGACATCACCCGCCCGGTGCCCAACGAGCTGTTGCTGGGCGAGTTGTTGCCGACGCTCGAAGCCGCCGGCGTACCGCGGGACGGGATCACCATCCTCATCGCCACCGGCCTGCACCGGCCGAACGAGGGCGACGAGTTGATCGAACTGGTCGGTCCGGAGATCGCCGCGAACTACCGCGTCGAAAACCACTTCGGCAAGGACCTCGCCAGCCACACCGACCTCGGCGTCAGCCCGCGAGGGGTGCCGATTCATATCGACTCCCGCTATGTGGACGCCGATCTCAAGATCGCCACCGGCCTGATCGAACCGCATTTAATGGCCGGCTACAGCGGCGGCCGCAAGCTCGTCTGCCCCGGCATCGCGGCGCTGGAGACGGTGCGGGTCTGGCACGGCCCGCAGTTTTTAGAGCACCCCAACGCCGACTGCGGCATTCTGGAGGGGAACCCGGTTCACGAGGAGAACACCTGGATCGCCCGCCGGGCCGGCTGCGATTTTATTCTCAACGTGACCCTCGACGGCGACCGCCGCGTCACCGGCGTGTTCGCCGGGGAGATGGAAGAGGCCTTCCACGAAGGCGTCGCCTTCGCCCGGCAGGTGGTCACGGTGCCGGTGGACGGCCCGGTCGACGTGGCCGTCACCAGCGCCGCCGGCTACCCGCTGGATCAGAACTTTTATCAGTCGATCAAGGGCCTGACGGGCGTGCTGCCGGTCATGAAGGAGGGCGGCACGATTATTATCGCCGCGGAAATGACGGAGGGCGTCGGCAGTCCGGAGTTCGCGGGGCTCTTCGAGGAGTTCCCCGACCCGGCCGACTTTATGACCGCCATCACCGGCGCCGACCCGACCCGGCCGGACTTCTTCGTGATGGACCAATGGCAGTTGGAGGAGATGGCCAAGGTCCTCCGCCGCTGCGAGGTGGTCTACGTGACGAACCACGCCCCGTTCGCCGATCAATTAGAGAAACTGTACGTCACCCGGGCCGCCAGCGTGGAAAGCGCCGTCGCCGCGGCCCTGGCGAAGCACGGCGACGACGCCCGCATCGCTGTGGTCCCCGAGGGCCCCTACGTGCTGCCGACGTTGGAAGCGGTCGCCGGCTGA